From Candidatus Deferrimicrobium sp., one genomic window encodes:
- a CDS encoding 2-oxoacid:acceptor oxidoreductase family protein, producing MSVDPGKSLLMRRQVVLSGLGGQGVLFLSRLLAEAAIAGGFPVLTSETHGMAQRGGVVVSHLKVGGFDSPLVRPGRADILLALKEENVPLHREFLADGAALIVNAPAPIDAGPRVWVYTVDADALALSAGTPHAVNLILLGFALARIGGGNAGGFFCTAGEIREALSRRQGAAGGRLAASLSALDLGIAHGT from the coding sequence ATGAGCGTCGACCCCGGGAAGTCGCTTCTCATGCGTCGGCAGGTCGTCCTGTCCGGCCTCGGGGGGCAGGGAGTCCTCTTCCTCTCCCGCCTCCTGGCCGAGGCGGCGATCGCCGGCGGTTTCCCGGTGCTCACTTCGGAAACGCACGGGATGGCCCAGCGGGGCGGGGTGGTCGTCTCCCACCTGAAGGTGGGCGGGTTCGACAGCCCTCTGGTCCGGCCGGGCCGGGCCGACATCCTCCTCGCCCTCAAGGAGGAGAACGTCCCGCTTCATCGCGAGTTCCTGGCCGACGGCGCCGCTCTGATCGTCAACGCACCGGCCCCGATCGATGCCGGCCCACGCGTATGGGTGTACACCGTCGATGCCGACGCGCTCGCTCTATCGGCCGGAACCCCGCATGCGGTCAACCTGATCCTGCTCGGATTCGCGCTCGCGCGGATCGGCGGCGGGAATGCGGGCGGTTTCTTCTGCACGGCAGGGGAGATCCGGGAGGCGCTCTCGCGCCGACAGGGGGCGGCGGGGGGCCGGCTCGCCGCCTCGCTCTCCGCCCTCGATCTTGGAATCGCTCATGGGACGTGA